A genome region from Coprococcus phoceensis includes the following:
- a CDS encoding peptidoglycan D,D-transpeptidase FtsI family protein, translating to MGYLVYFNVVRSKEIINSPYNVRMDSLSDRVVRGSILDKNGEVLAETVVAEDGTETRNYPYGDVYAHVVGYDSKGKSGLESVENFDLLTSNAFFVEKIVKEFKEEKNIGDNVVTTLESKLQQAAYDALGDHKGAVVVMEASTGKILAMVSKPTFDPNTISEDWEWLTTDENSSLLNRATQGAYAPGSTFKLVTTLEYMREYSDFENYSYYCESEITHEGTTIHCAGNRAHGEENLADSLANSCNASYSNIGLMLDKEAYRKTAEELLFNKKLPSVLPYSQSKFRVDKNTTDSEIMMTAIGQGKTQISPYHMTLISAAIANGGTLMKPYLVDHTENYTGTTVKKNVPEIYETLMTSEEAAKLKEYMEGVIDHGTGTALSGESYTVAGKTGTAEYSSDKEKSHSWFTGFTNVDNPELVISAVVESADNSGMSAVSVAKQVLNAYYY from the coding sequence ATGGGGTATCTTGTATATTTTAATGTTGTGCGAAGCAAAGAAATTATCAACAGTCCTTATAATGTGCGTATGGATTCCCTTTCTGACCGAGTTGTAAGAGGAAGTATTTTAGATAAAAACGGAGAGGTGCTGGCTGAGACAGTAGTTGCGGAGGATGGAACCGAGACAAGAAATTATCCTTATGGAGATGTGTATGCACATGTAGTAGGATATGATTCAAAAGGGAAGTCAGGACTGGAATCCGTGGAAAATTTTGATTTGCTGACATCAAATGCTTTTTTTGTAGAGAAGATTGTAAAAGAATTTAAAGAAGAAAAAAATATTGGCGACAATGTAGTTACAACGCTTGAGAGCAAACTTCAGCAAGCAGCCTATGATGCATTGGGAGACCATAAGGGGGCAGTTGTTGTCATGGAAGCAAGCACAGGAAAGATACTTGCCATGGTGTCCAAACCGACATTTGATCCAAATACCATTTCGGAAGACTGGGAATGGCTTACTACAGATGAAAACAGTTCGCTTCTGAATCGTGCGACACAGGGAGCGTATGCGCCGGGATCTACCTTTAAGTTAGTCACAACATTAGAGTATATGCGTGAATATTCGGATTTTGAAAATTATAGTTATTATTGTGAAAGTGAGATCACCCATGAAGGGACGACGATTCACTGTGCGGGAAACAGGGCGCATGGTGAGGAAAATTTAGCGGATTCGCTTGCCAACTCCTGTAACGCATCTTATTCTAATATTGGTCTGATGTTGGATAAAGAAGCGTACAGAAAAACGGCAGAAGAGTTGTTGTTTAATAAAAAGCTTCCGTCTGTACTGCCTTACAGCCAAAGCAAATTTCGTGTGGACAAAAACACAACAGACAGTGAAATTATGATGACAGCAATTGGTCAGGGAAAAACACAGATTAGTCCGTACCATATGACGCTTATTTCGGCTGCAATTGCAAATGGAGGGACATTGATGAAACCATATTTGGTTGATCATACCGAAAATTATACAGGAACGACAGTTAAGAAAAATGTTCCGGAGATATACGAAACGCTTATGACTTCGGAAGAAGCAGCAAAACTGAAAGAGTATATGGAAGGTGTTATCGATCATGGAACGGGGACGGCGCTTAGCGGAGAAAGCTATACGGTAGCCGGAAAAACAGGGACAGCAGAATACAGCAGTGATAAAGAAAAATCCCATTCGTGGTTTACAGGGTTTACCAATGTAGACAATCCAGAACTTGTAATCAGTGCGGTGGTAGAAAGTGCAGACAATTCCGGAATGAGTGCAGTATCGGTTGCAAAACAGGTTTTGAATGCGTATTACTATTAA
- a CDS encoding FtsW/RodA/SpoVE family cell cycle protein, whose amino-acid sequence MANIIVECAKYLMIILITMYTYECFTVFGYADGDKKRRILRNQNKLMFMIHFLAFAGMYLKIGEIKILIFYAVQVVLLLAIILLYTWIYPKASRLVVNNMCMLMTIGFIMITRLSYNKAVKQCVIAAGGVAISLAVPVIIRKVKQLSEWRWLYCGVGIVALAAVVVVGTEQFGAKLGFMVGGVGVQPSEFVKILFVFFVASSFYHSRAFKDIVITTALAAFHVLILVASKDLGAALIIFIVYLVMLYVATSQPLYVFAGLGAGAAASVVAYYLFNHVRVRVIVWQDPFASYQNGGYQVAQSLFAIGTGSWFGTGLFQGKADAIPVAETDFIFSAICEEMGLIFALCIILIFLSCYVMFLNIAMQLHNRFYKLVALGLGTCFIFQSFLTIGGVTKFIPSTGVTLPLISYGGSSVLSTLIMFAIIQGLYILREDEEEDIERRKEQQLRAQKNQTRRQETTGRRKSPQDTQRTTIKRRSTAGEKKNEREKDAARRPQRREKTNKEKEINKQRIR is encoded by the coding sequence TTGGCAAATATTATAGTAGAATGTGCGAAATACCTCATGATCATTTTGATTACGATGTATACATACGAATGCTTCACTGTCTTCGGATATGCGGACGGAGACAAAAAGCGGCGTATTTTGCGGAACCAGAATAAATTGATGTTTATGATACATTTTCTTGCGTTTGCAGGAATGTATTTGAAAATCGGAGAAATAAAGATTTTGATATTTTATGCGGTACAGGTAGTACTGCTTTTGGCAATCATACTGCTGTATACATGGATTTATCCAAAGGCTTCACGCCTTGTAGTCAATAATATGTGTATGCTTATGACAATCGGTTTTATCATGATCACAAGATTGTCTTATAATAAGGCGGTGAAGCAATGTGTTATTGCAGCGGGCGGTGTGGCAATCAGTCTGGCAGTTCCGGTGATCATCCGGAAAGTGAAACAACTCTCCGAGTGGAGATGGCTGTACTGTGGTGTGGGAATTGTTGCATTGGCTGCAGTTGTTGTTGTGGGAACTGAACAATTTGGAGCAAAGCTGGGATTTATGGTGGGAGGTGTTGGAGTCCAGCCTTCCGAATTTGTAAAGATATTGTTTGTGTTTTTTGTTGCATCCAGCTTTTATCACTCCAGAGCATTTAAAGATATTGTGATTACAACGGCATTAGCGGCTTTTCATGTGTTGATTCTGGTCGCATCTAAGGATTTGGGTGCGGCATTGATTATTTTTATTGTGTATCTTGTTATGCTGTATGTGGCCACAAGCCAGCCGTTATATGTATTTGCCGGCCTTGGCGCGGGAGCGGCAGCGTCTGTCGTGGCTTATTATTTGTTTAACCACGTTCGTGTCCGTGTGATCGTATGGCAAGATCCTTTCGCTTCTTATCAGAATGGTGGATATCAGGTGGCACAGTCTTTGTTTGCGATTGGAACAGGGAGTTGGTTTGGAACCGGATTGTTTCAGGGAAAGGCAGATGCGATTCCGGTAGCGGAGACGGATTTTATTTTCTCAGCAATTTGCGAAGAGATGGGACTGATTTTTGCGCTTTGCATCATATTAATTTTCCTAAGCTGTTATGTGATGTTTTTGAATATTGCAATGCAGCTTCATAACCGCTTTTATAAGCTGGTGGCACTGGGACTTGGAACTTGTTTCATTTTTCAGTCATTTCTGACTATTGGCGGTGTGACAAAATTTATTCCGTCAACAGGTGTGACACTTCCTCTGATCAGTTATGGAGGAAGTTCTGTATTGAGCACTTTGATTATGTTTGCAATTATTCAGGGATTGTATATTTTAAGAGAAGACGAGGAAGAAGATATTGAGAGAAGAAAAGAACAACAATTACGAGCACAGAAAAATCAGACAAGACGGCAGGAGACGACAGGAAGACGAAAGAGTCCGCAAGACACGCAAAGGACAACAATCAAGAGAAGAAGTACCGCCGGTGAAAAAAAGAACGAGCGCGAAAAAGATGCAGCAAGACGGCCGCAGAGAAGAGAAAAAACGAACAAAGAAAAAGAAATCAACAAACAAAGAATTCGCTAG